The Oreochromis niloticus isolate F11D_XX linkage group LG4, O_niloticus_UMD_NMBU, whole genome shotgun sequence DNA segment TTCCTTCTCCCCGAGTAGCAGGCACCCAGTCCTATGAGATGCCAATGCAGTACGCTACCTTATCAAGGGCAACAGCGCGGCCaagcagtctgcacctgtcccgTTCCAAAAGCATTAGCAACTCCAACCCAGACCTGGCAAGCACACCTGTTTCTCCTGATGAAGAGGTGCAAAGGATCATGGGGAGCAAGGTATGCTGCACCTCTCAAGTCCTTTTAAAGGAGATTAAAGTTAGGTTATTAAATATTTTGCACTTTGTTGGTCTTGTGTGTTGCAGGAAATGTGTACCAGTCAAACTTGTATTATCATAGGCAGCTGTTGctttattttcacatttattataTTTGCTTAGtgtctcatttttttcccctagtATTTCAAtgacattaaataaaatatatgaatgTTGTTACAGTCTGGCCACACAGAAAAGATGGtctgtgttttctgtctttatgaAACCACTTGTTTATTTTCTAGTTTCTGTTTAGATAATATCACTCTGTTATTTTGTTGTAATCGTAGTTTCTGGACTCTTCACAGCTGATTCAATAAACTCAGGTTGACTGAGAACTCTGTGCCAACAGTCTGTCTCACTGCTTAGACAACAATGTAGTAATTCTCTGTGCCTCTATCCCTTTACTTCATGCAGTACCTTCAGTCCTTTATTCTCCTCTCCccagctttcttttctttgttgctGTTATCTCCTTTTATTTTGTTCCTGATTTTCTTCTCTAAATAATCTTTTGTGTGGTAATTACCCTCTCTTAATTCACTGTGCTCTTGCCTCTTGCcacactctgtgtgtgtttttgtgtgtgtctctggtgGCTTATGGCAGGGCATTGACCGCTCCCACTCCTGGGTAAACTCTGCTTATGCCCCTGGGGGCTCCAGATCTGTGCTACGCCGGAACCCCAACTCCAGCTGTGAGCTCAAGCAGGTGCCAAATCCCTTCACCTCATCCTCACCTttacctcctccacctccatccTGCACTGCCTCTCATCAATTCTCGCGGGTCATTTCTTACCTCCATTGCATCTGTGTCTGTCTGGCTCTCTCTCCGCTCGCCTCAGCCCACCTGTCACCCCTTTTTATCTACTCCCTGTACATCCTCTCTGCTGCCTAACAGGCACAAGTTCTGCCTGGGGCTTGTTAGGAGTTCATAGAAAGTTCTCTGGCCACCCACCCATTTCCATTCACCCATTTTCACgtcatctgtgtgtgttcacCTCACCATCACTCCATGTCAGGCAAACGACCGCAGCTGCAATCGCATGTCTGCCTTTCTGGACAGCGTGGCTTTGTTTTCAGTTCCCCCAAGGCAGATTGCAAAGAAGGTAAAACTGGCATTTAACTAACTGTAAAAGTGACAAACTAACACATTTTGATGTCATATCATTCACCAACTTCCAATGTCATTACCGTTCATCAACAATCATGCGATTTGGACACAGATCTACATGGAAATGATGTGAAAATTGAAAATTTAGAGCTTTTTGGAATGAATAACTATCAGCTAGTACTCCTAAACCTTTATAACCTGCAGTTACTGTTTATTAATTATTCCTAATAGCattgaaacagtttattttaatcttGATAGCTCAAATACAATTAACTAGACCAAACTGAACTAGCTTGTTGTTGGTTCATGTCTAGCTGCTCCACGAGGAGCTGGCTTTACAGTGGGTGGTCAGCACCAGCACAGTGAGGGAAGCGGCGCTGCAACAAGCTTGGTTTTTCTTCCAACTGATGGTAAGCATTCCTTTTTGAAATTGCAATAATTGTACACCACTTTCtaagtaaaacaaaacttaaggtCTGCAAACCATTTTCTTATTTATCCCCTCCTACAGACAAAGAGCATGACCCACCACTTATTCCTGACCTCAAAACTGGATGTTCCCAGGCGTCAGCGGTTCCCAGACCGCTTTGTGGATGACATCGCTGCGCTTGTGTGTGCCATCAGTGCAGACATTGTCAGCCGATACCACAAGGTACCAAATCCTGAGAGCTAGCTAATTTAGGTCACTGGCCAACAAAAACGATAGTGGCTTTATTTTTCTCCCTTATCTTTTATACAAAGCTTGAGCATTGCTGGTTGATTCAAACCTAATATACAAACTAATATAATATAAACCAAgactcttcctctttctctcacaTGAATTTTCCCCTTCCAGGATGTGGAGCTTGTGGAGAGGTTAAATAGCAGTCTGGCTTTCTTCCTGAATGACCTGTTGTCTCTCATGGACCGGGGCTTTGTCTTCAACCTCATCCGCTCTTACTACAAACAGGTCCCCATTGCACTTTTTCCtattttcctgtaatctgataCGCTCAGAGACTCCCACACACATTATTGTGTCTTCTATGTAACTGCGTGTTAAACAGATTGCCAACAAGTTGCACACGGCCCAGAATCCCAGCTCTCTGAATGCTCTGAGGATGGACTTCACTCGTATTGTCTGCAGCCATGAGCACTATGTGATCCTCAACTTGCCGTGCTCAATCCTGAGCCCCCCAGCCTCCCCCTCTCCTTCCACTTCTTCCACCACATCACAGGTACTATAGCACATTATCCATCATAGACGAATTAtaagaaaatattaatttcacataAAGAGAATGGATAAATTGAAATGTTGCTAATTTCCCTCTGTAATAAGTGCATACTCATAGCATCAGTGTCCTCAAAGTTCCAGTCATGGCCCTTGGGGATGTTTTTTGCAGCCCTTGAGTCAGCCAAGGAAAGAATGCGATGCACTGTACATTTCATTATGGGAGGATTTCTCTTGAATTCCAACTCTTCTGTTCCGGGCATCATAGCTAGAGTTTCTTAACAGAAATACCGCTGGTGTCAAAATGTGCCTTCctcttggtttaaaaaaacaaacataatgaCTGAATGAAATTAGCAAATACACTACCAACACTAACTGaagctgtttgtttattttccttAATAAACAAATGATGTCTTAAATTTGCAGTCATCAAAACTTTGAGAATAACTCTTCTGTGTTTCTACACAAACCATTGCATAACATTAATGTAAGCCACACTTATAAGTCATTTCTCCATAATTCTGTGTCATCTTAACTATCTCTCCTTGTGTCCACAGAGCTCAGCATTTTCCAGTATGGTGCAAGACCAGGGCGTGGCCACCATGTTTGAGCTCTCCGTCCCTTTTCGCCAGCAGCACTTCCTGTCCGGCCTGCTGCTGTCTGAGCTATCACTCATCCTCGACCCTGATGGTGAAGGGTGAGTTTTTAGTATCTGCACACCAGCTGATCAAGACTTTACATCGATTCAGACTTTAACGTGAAATAAAGTGAGAGATGATGAAGATTATCACGATTTTGTTTATCACCCACAGGGTTTTCTTCCTTCATAAAAAAGCCATTAGTGCCGTTCACTCCCTGCTGTGTAGCCACGATGCAGACCCTCGCTACAGGGACCCTCAAGTCAGAGCCCACATGGCTCAACTCTACCTGCCTCTCATCCCAATCGTCATGGAGACGTTGCATCAGCTCTATGACTTCTCTGGTCAGCAGAACAATATGAGCAGCCCATAAATATGGTTTTCCACCTGCTCGAGAGgatgttgttttatttgcagTATTATTGTACCTGAGAGTGCTTTTCTTATTGCCTTGCAGACTCCTCGCCTTCTCGGGTCCGCCATGCATCCACCCACGCTGACGATGCTGACCCAGACAGTGGCAGCACTATCAGTCAGTCTGTTGCTATGGCAATCGCTGGCTCCCCTCTGCAGCATGCCAAAGCCAACCCATTCGCGCTGCCCACAGTGGTAAGTGATAGCAGCAAGGGTCATAGTGTTCCCCAGAGCCCTACAGACTGACAGGTCACAGAGTGGCCTCTGTGTGGGCGACTGCTGCTTCAGTTTGACAGACGGTCACGCCACACAACACTCACctatttaaatataatttgCATTCTTTCCTTGTTGTTCTTTAGCTAAAGAACAACTGCTCCTTTTCACCTGTAGGTGGCTCTGTGTCCTTTGCCATAACTTTCTCTAAACAGCCATTTTGTTCTATACTCAAGTGGATTACAAGATTGGCACcgattttctgtgtgtgtgtgtcgttaCCAGGCGGGGCGCCAGTCCAGCTCTCTGTCTGCCGAGTGCAGTAGGACTCTGCTGGTGTGTTTCCTGTGGGTGCTGAAGAATGCAGATGCAGCTCTCCTGGAGCGCTGGGTGTCAGATTTGTCTGTACTGCAAATCAACCGCTTGCTAGATCTGCTGCATCTCTGTGTGTCCTGCTTTGAATACAAGGTATAATAAATGGGCACCATCAAGATTCGCAGTTCATTCAGGGTGATGCTAAATTCCTCTAAATTGATTTTCCACAGAAAGCTAGTTCAGAGCAAATATTGATTACATAtcatttccttctttttctcctgcTTGATGGGGTTTTTACGAAGGCAACGAGTTAATGTTCCTGGTTTAATTAGCTGTTATTTAAAAATTAGATTTAATTTAACCATTACTGCAAAAATGGTGATGTCTGTGGCAGCATGTAACAGATCTGTGCTGGTCAGTTACTGCTGGCTGAGAATGCCTTCACTTCTGCCTCTGAAAGGTATATTTTATATGATGCATTATACATAATGCATTGTATACTGAGGCACTTGGACTTCAGACATCATGTCCAGGGTTACTACTGTATTGTCCATTACTGTTTGCATAGCACTGCAAAATCACACAGTAGTCTATTTAGCTGTGTTTActctagggctgccacgattagtcgactagtcacgattacgtcgactattaaaatcgtcgacgattaatttaatagtcgacacgtcgtttgaagctttgtaagatcccaaaagacgcatcagtaagtagtaggatttaagagtgtaatgacggactgaaacagaagatggcagcactgcatgtacaaggatgccagctgcctttaaaccccgaagaagaagaagctgtgtcccagaattcatagcgcggccctgctcagttttcaacaatggcggcagctagttagttttaatatcactcttattattctttctgggtcacaaaataaacgtttaacatattttcaggcgagaatatagctgtgtaaacctcaaatatctgctcagtttatcaagacatcacatattttcaaaagtgctccgacgtttccggagacgtctgttacccaccagctcgatagctagctggggtTGACGGCTCACTAGAGCCAGTGAGAACACcagactcccggcaaatcgttttcaaactcaccgccgtctttcgctactcaggttaaacatgatatattagtcacttagataacttaaaagtgatattgtttggctttttttagtattttatttgttcctgagtaaatcgggttggctgagattaaagttatagtttttacacagctgaataaacgtcaagcagacaactgattatcagaagtgtgagatgctcgagaatatactccggtgtcctgttatattttagatagcaaggagcagacggctgagttttttaaactccaccaaacaaactacaaatgtcattaaaatttaataaactatcatcttgtctttaattttagttggcacataccttaaacacttaaagctgtaagctaatgatagttatttaagagcagatgcatgctggtgaaataagctgtacgttttacatccaatggatgcatgatctgattagtcgactaatcgcaaaaataatcggtgactagtcgaatatcaaaataatcgtttgtggcagccctagtttaCTCTATAAATGATTAATAGGACAGGAGGctatttttatgtgtttgtttttaaattgtttgctTATCTAAAGTCCATTTCTTAGCAGCTTTCtacccatttttttttcttttatccacTTTTAatatagtcttttttttttctctctcagagAAATTTCTGGGTAAACTTGCCTAATTTGTATGCTACCTTTTTATGATTTATTTGTCCTCTGATGTTTGGTGGACGTTGTAGGGGAAGAAGACTTTGGAGCGGATCAATAGCCTGACATTTAAAAAGTCTCAAGATATGAAGGCACGACTTGAAGAAGCCATACTGGGCACAATCGGAGCCCGTCAGGAGATGGTTCGGCGTCACAGAGGTGGGAAGCACGACAGAAACATAGGCTTGTGTCATGCATGTCTGAAGCAATTTATATTTGTGGTGCTTAAGGAAATTTACTCTTACAGAAAGGAGCCCTTATGGCAGCCAGGAGAACGTTAGGTGGAAAAAGAACGTAACTCACTGGAGAACAAATGCAGACAGAGTTGACAAGTATGTGCTTTACAGAAATATAGATTTGGTTCTTCTGTTCACGTTGTGAAAATTACAAATATTCTTGGATTATAATTTATGTcaaatgtgtgtttctgtgtaacATGATTGTAAAATGACACCTTTCAGGACTAAGGCTGAGGTGGAACAGGAGTCTGTGGTGGATGGAAACCTAGCTACTGAGGCCTCTCTCATAGTACTGGACACACTGGAAATTATAGTCAAGGTAAAACaatgagaaataaataaatctgtttaGATACCACCTTTCCAGTGGTTGACATAAAGTGCTGTCCTCCTATGTAAACATCCTTTGCTTGTTGTGTGCCTGTCTTCTTTCAGACTGTGGTTGCATCAGAGTTGAAAGAAAGTGTTTTAGGTGGAGTGCTGAGAGTACTTCTTCACAGCATGGCAGGAAACCAGAGCGCCCTCTTTCTGCAGCATTGCTTCAATACACAGAGAGCTCTGGTTTTCAAAGTAAGTGCAGTTTGCTTTTAGCAATTACAcaagttttcagtttttttattgtcttttccagcaaaaaaaaccaaaacacaaattaATGAATTAACACAAATAATTAATGTTTTGGTATTAATAGTTTTACTCCTATTTGGCATTATTCTGCTTACTCATTTTCATTGATAACATCTGTGTTACaatttatttaaaagtaaaacaaagcgGGCCATATTTCATTTCTGGTGGCAGCGGGGTGAACTGTACTAAGTgacgctgtgtgtttttgtgtatagTTCCCAGAAATGCTGTTTGAGGAGGACACAGAGCTTTGTGCAGACCTGTGCCTGCGTCTCCTGCGTCACTGCAGCAGCAGTGTCGGCTCTGTCAGAAGTCACGCCTCGGCATCTCTTTACCTGCTCATGAGACAGAACTTCGAGATTGGAAATGTATGTTAAGATGTTGCGTTATCTGTGAAATACTTTGATGTTCTTTCATAGCTGTGGACATGTCAGCAAAATGCATCTATACCGTAATTCAAGACTGTAATGATGTTGTAGGTCACACTGGGCtacgtttttgttttgtagaaCTTTGCACGAGTAAAGATGCAGGTCACCATGTCTCTGTCCTCACTGGTGGGAACATCGCAGAACTTTAATGAAGAGCATCTTCGTCGGTCTCTCAAGACAATCTTGACATATGCCGAAGAGGACTTAGAGCTGCGGGACACACCTTTCCCAGAGCAGGTGCACAGCAACCATCATCTTGTTTACAGTTTTCGAGCTGGAGCTAGTGGAACGGGTAAGCTGGTGGAACAggtaagactttttttttcatttggtaTATGTATGTTTGAAACTGCAGGTCCAGGATCTGGTGTTCAACCTGCACATGATTCTTACTGACACTGTGAAGATGAAGGAGCATCAGCACGATCCAGAGATGCTTATCGACCTAATGTACAGGTACTGGAATGACCATCAGAGTGGCtgtaaatcaaaaataaaataaaacctaaagtgttttctcattttctcttttcagGATTGCTAAAGGTTACCAGAACTCCCCTGACTTGCGCTTAACGTGGCTTCAAAACATGGCAGGGAAACACTCAGAGAGAGGGAACCATGCTGAAGCAGCCCACTGTCTGGTCCACAGCGCAGCTCTGGTAGCGGAGTATCTCAACATGCTGGAGGATTGTCGCTACCTGCCCATTGGTTGTGTCACATTTCAGGTCAGTGTGTGTATGCTGTTTAAATCGTTCTACTTACAAATAGTTGGCTAGGTCACAATGATTTTAGTCTAATGCCTCAGTCACAGTCGGTGACCTCCTGACACCTGCCTGAACACTGCAGccaacatgtttcaaaaggCACAAAAATTTGTCTCCTTGTCTGGTGCGTGTTacagttttcactgtttcacttggAAAGTAGTTGGCAGTTATCTGACAAGGAGATgttttccatgcaaactacgGGCAACCGCGACAATCTGCTAGCAGTCAAAGCAACTGTAATCTTTCACTGAGGCACTGTATACCTCTTTGTGACCAGTTTGAAACTGAAACTGCcagaaacctccagcaaccagtCACTAACTGGGTAGAGAATTCAAATTTTTCCCAAATGACCTGTGGTTGCCAGGTGTTGGCTGACTGGTCTCTGGACTTGTGTGAGTTGAGTTTTAGCAAATGAATTTGCAGCGACTGCCAGAAACCTCCAGCAACTATTCACCACCCGGCTTGGGACTCTTGTGACCTGTGGTTACTAGAAGATCTTCACTAATGCGTGTCTAGACCTGTGTGACTCAGGCCTAAATGAAACTTTTActtaaaagacatataaaacatGTGGGTGTATGACCAGATGTTAacttttttcctattttgttttgtctgtttttactaCAGAATATTTCATCCAACGTATTAGAGGAGTCGGCAGTATCCGATGACGTTCTGTCGCCAGAGGAGGAGGGCATTTGTGCTGGGAAGTATTTCAGTGAGTCTGGCCTGGTGGGCCTTCTGGAGCAAGCAGCTGCTTCTTTTAACATGGTATGACTCACATTCACTGACAAACAGCACAAGGTTCCTGCATTAACATGGCTGAAGGATGGATATTTTATCATATgatttgtgtaaaaaaaatcccTATTTAATTGTGCTGTAACTGCAGGCTGGCATGTATGAGGCCATTAATGAAGTGTACAAGATTCTGCTCCCGATCCATGAAGCCAACAGAGACTTTAAAAAGCTGGCTACTGTCCACGGGAAGCTACAAGATGCCTTTAATAAAGTCTACAACCAAGTGAGTTGACAGCTTAATCCTGAAATCACCAGCAATCTACAAAGGAATTAGTTTAGAGCCAATTATCTTTATCCTAATTcccttctttatttcttttctcatcTTTTCCAGAGTTCAGGATGGGAGGTAACAAACTAATCTGACATTAAGAGTATCcaatttaaagtaaaacattCAGCAGTTGTTGTTGACAGTGTTATTCTTCTTCCCCTTggcttgttttcttctccactCCTGTGTCAATAACATGTTACTGGTGAGTGATGCAAAGCTTACTTTATCACTTGGTTGAGTAGAATTAAGACAAGTATTAATTAATTTGCGCTGCAGTCCTGCTGTAATAAAACTACTTCTGAGCATGGATTTGTATTTTCCCACAACATGAAAAGCATCTGTTTTCCCACATCCAAAGCAGCCACTGAAACAAAGCGTTAACAAAGAGtaaatgctgttttgttttgtttttcatcactGGTGTTGCAAACACAGGAATATAAATTAGTGTCAGGGTGAAAAAAATCTGTGTGCATTTTACAAACCAGCTGTTTTAaccaaaagaaagaaaccaaaccGCTTTCAgccccaaaacaacaaaacaagagaaaacggTTCCAAAGAAAAGGCGGCTCACTCGTGTGGCCGTTTGAGAGAGAAGAAAGTAAATGATCCTCTGTGGTAGGCGGTGGCCATGTTGGCTCTTTTTACAAGGGTGGCCCTCAGGAAAGGACACAGTCATTGTTCCCACCAATATCCACATCCAATAACTATATAATTTCCAAACATCAACCAGACCTTTTCACTAAAAGAAAATCAAGCACAGAAGTTACATAGGATAACGCATAAATACAACAGCAGTATAACAACCATGGATCATGAAtgggtaaaaaaataaactctgGTTATTCAGATAGATTTCTAgtttacatttcacattttaggCTGTGTTAACACCTCCATATGGCTGTCTACTATGATGACCCCTAATTAGCATATAATTGcatagttacttagttactgaCACTTTGTTATCACACTGTTAGCAAATACTTTTTACTGCATTTTTTCTAATGGCTAAACAGCTATTTCGCTAACATTTCCGTACAACACATCACTCGTGGTGAGTTTATTCTGCAGGTGTCCCATAATGCTGTTCCTCCTGTTTTTGTGCTTCTATTCATTTATTCAGCATTTATGTACTAGTGGAAATACAGCATTCTAACGTTTGTATGACAGATTTGGTCTTGGTTTCAGGGTTGTTGAGTCCTCAATAAAAATAGGCCagtcatttaaacattttagtttgtggagaaaaaaaatcttcatttcAAGTCTTTGGAGTGTCAGATAATGAGTCCATGAATTAAAAcggggtattttttttttttctactgttaACACGTAAGCTCTGTGTCAGCTGCTTTTAATTCACTCACGCTCTGCACTCTTTAATCGTTTAagttttctgtcttgtttttagTGTTCAGCGAATGTTTGGGACCTACTTCAGAGTGGGTTTCTATGGCTGTCGCTTCGGAGATCTGGATGAGCAAGAATTTGTCTACAAGGAGCCATCGATCACCAAGTTAGCGGAGATATCGCACAGACTTGAGGCATGTTAACTCCTCCTGATGCTAATAAAGATGTCTTTAATGATTTATGAGGAACATATGTCTAAAGGTGAATGCCTCTGGCCCACAGGAGTTCTACTCAGAGAAATTTGGGGATGAGGTGGTCGAAATTATCAAAGACTCCAGCCCagtggacaaaaacaaactagatCCCAACAAGGTAAAGAGATGTGTATGTTTGTTgcttaaaaaatatgtatatttttaaaatgtctaaCTGTACTGATGACTTTTTCAGGCTTACCTGCAGATCACCTATGTCGAGCCCTACTTTGACACATATGAGCTGAAGGAAAGAATCACCTACTTTGACAAGAACTACAACTTGCGTACCTTCATGTACTGCACTCCCTTCACTCTGGACGGCCGCGCTCACGGCGACCTGCACGAGCAGTACAAACGCAAAACCATCCTGACAACATCTCACGCCTTCCCTTACATCAAGACACGGATCAATGTTATCCACAAGGAGGAGGTGGGTGCCTCTAGTGGAGGGAtcagattttaaataaatgtagacATTATAATGTATGTTCATTGTTACATCTTTGGCTTTCCAGATTATTCTTGTCCCCATCGAGGTGGCGATTGAAGATATGCAGAAGAAGACTCAGGAGCTCGCTTTCGCCACAAACCAAGACCCCGCAGACTCTAAAATGCTTCAAATGGTGCTCCAGGGCTGTGTGGGCACCACTGTCAACCAGGTGATAATATAATTGAAATGCTGGTCCCCctggaataataataacatcAAAGCAGAGCTTTAAGTCTGGGTTAGTGTTTTAAGCAGTGGCAGAAATTCCTCAGCCAATATGTAACTGTTTCTCTCCCCTAACAGGGCCCCCTTGAGGTGGCGCAGGTCTTTCTCGCCGACATTCCTGATGACCCCAAGCTGTTTCGTCATCACAACAAACTGCGCCTCTGCTTTAAAGACTTCGCTAAGAGGTACTGACATGATCTCTGTCTCAGACAAAGACTGTTGTGTGgccaataaaaacaaatcccAACTCCctgtgtctttcttttttgtgcagGTGTGAGGATGCCTTGAGGAAGAATAAAGCCCTGATTGGGCCAGATCAGAAAGAGTACCACAGAGAGCTAGAAAGGAATTACCATAAACTGAAAGAAGCTCTGGGTCCTCTCATCAACCGCAAGATCCCCCAGCTTTACAGAACCGTACCAGCTCCGACTCTGCAAACACAACGGTAACTTGAGACattaataacacacacacacgcctacGCACAGAGACGCACAAAATGATCTCATGCTGCTTCTTCAAGCACATCAAACTAACATAAGAGGAACGTAAAACTGTGTCATGCTTCAGGCTATATTCTCAAACAGCCAGTTTGTCACCAGTGAGCAGACATGCAGACACATTTCAGTGATTtcaaatgtgtcacattttattcCACAGTCATTAATAAAAGATGATGCACTTCTTGAACTGCTGTAGCCTGTTTGACTATGGAAACTATCACCATATGTTATTTTTGGTTTTCATCATCTTCTGGCTGCAgctctgtgtttgcatgtggACTGATTCCTAATCAGAAACAGTTACAGTCAACAGCACCTGCCAGACCGatgctgcagcacagagagaaatGTAAAATCCCAGATAGTTAAAATATTAACACAAACTTTGAGCTCCATTGGTCCGCTATATTACATTAGGGGTTTATCATTATTACTCTTGGAACCACAATGCTGATTCAAAGCCATGTAAGCTTTTAGTGGGACAACTTTCACACTCCTTGGGTGGCATTTTTTGgctcaaatgaaataaagtgaaCCATATCTTTGCTAAAATATGATGTTTTTGATTTTgacatatgttttttttccccagtattCCTACTAATTATCCCCCCCTCTCTCGCAGGAACTCCTACAGTAGGTCGAGTTTCCGCAAAGTCGACTGTTGAGCCACAGAAAGCTGGAAAGCGACACAGAGAAACAAGCTTTTAAAATTAGCACCATCTCATACCGTCTGTCCCCCCTTCCCCCCACTGCGTTGCACACCAACTGTAGc contains these protein-coding regions:
- the dock6 gene encoding dedicator of cytokinesis protein 7 isoform X2 — its product is MTSTPSERRAFAHKINRTVAAEVRKQVSRDYGSPQLSKKRGGAHHPLPLTEVVEPVDFEEYVSSHAPGVEPGPLKQLMEFPSDDLELLHLDKECNTLEPPLPEEEDSLDPRVRDALAVYTDDWLVIQRKYQRYSTTYTPHNSERQRERQRGLVKQTFELDEVAAAERQEDQDDAKRRSVSIDETPRGSWASSIFDLKNSSPDALLPTVLEQTAAEDMDHRNTEARQQGRHNDLLGLFPPPDEDEAVERCSLPEVPKEHCGQRIMVKCLSLKFEIEIEPIFGTLALYDIKEKKKISENFYFDLNSDQMKGLLKPHTPHVAISTLARSAIFSITYPSPDIFLVIKLEKVLQQGDISECCEPYMVMKESDSSKHKEKLEKLRLQAEQSCTRLGRFRMPFAWTAIHLLNIVSSVGGLDRSDPDSDSERKGHGTWNERKKKGFERMSIGDDMCNFATFRPATLTVTNFFKQEGDRLSDEDLYKYLADMRRPSSVLRRLRPVTAQLKIDISPAPDLPHYCLSPELLHVKPYPDPRVRPTKEVLEFPARQVYTPHTTYRNLLYVYPQSLNFSSRQGSVRNIAVKVQFMAGEDPSQALAVIFGKSSCAEFMKEAYSPVIYHNKSPEFYEEMKMKIPANLTDNHHLLFTFYHISCQTKQNTPLETPVGYTWIPLMQHGRLRTGSFSLPVSVEKPPASYSVLTPDVQLPGMKWVDNHKGVFSVEVKAASSVHTQDPHLDKFFTLVYVLEEYSFPFRLKDVIITEANMEGELKASMAALRGAVLDTCVRFLHQLLNKLIQLIVYPPVIAGQIVNLGRAAFEAMALLVNQIHKNLEGNQDQHGRNNLLASYIHYCFRLPTAEPTLPPNAGTQSYEMPMQYATLSRATARPSSLHLSRSKSISNSNPDLASTPVSPDEEVQRIMGSKGIDRSHSWVNSAYAPGGSRSVLRRNPNSSCELKQLLHEELALQWVVSTSTVREAALQQAWFFFQLMTKSMTHHLFLTSKLDVPRRQRFPDRFVDDIAALVCAISADIVSRYHKDVELVERLNSSLAFFLNDLLSLMDRGFVFNLIRSYYKQIANKLHTAQNPSSLNALRMDFTRIVCSHEHYVILNLPCSILSPPASPSPSTSSTTSQSSAFSSMVQDQGVATMFELSVPFRQQHFLSGLLLSELSLILDPDGEGVFFLHKKAISAVHSLLCSHDADPRYRDPQVRAHMAQLYLPLIPIVMETLHQLYDFSDSSPSRVRHASTHADDADPDSGSTISQSVAMAIAGSPLQHAKANPFALPTVAGRQSSSLSAECSRTLLVCFLWVLKNADAALLERWVSDLSVLQINRLLDLLHLCVSCFEYKGKKTLERINSLTFKKSQDMKARLEEAILGTIGARQEMVRRHRERSPYGSQENVRWKKNVTHWRTNADRVDKTKAEVEQESVVDGNLATEASLIVLDTLEIIVKTVVASELKESVLGGVLRVLLHSMAGNQSALFLQHCFNTQRALVFKFPEMLFEEDTELCADLCLRLLRHCSSSVGSVRSHASASLYLLMRQNFEIGNNFARVKMQVTMSLSSLVGTSQNFNEEHLRRSLKTILTYAEEDLELRDTPFPEQVQDLVFNLHMILTDTVKMKEHQHDPEMLIDLMYRIAKGYQNSPDLRLTWLQNMAGKHSERGNHAEAAHCLVHSAALVAEYLNMLEDCRYLPIGCVTFQNISSNVLEESAVSDDVLSPEEEGICAGKYFSESGLVGLLEQAAASFNMAGMYEAINEVYKILLPIHEANRDFKKLATVHGKLQDAFNKVYNQSSGWERMFGTYFRVGFYGCRFGDLDEQEFVYKEPSITKLAEISHRLEEFYSEKFGDEVVEIIKDSSPVDKNKLDPNKAYLQITYVEPYFDTYELKERITYFDKNYNLRTFMYCTPFTLDGRAHGDLHEQYKRKTILTTSHAFPYIKTRINVIHKEEIILVPIEVAIEDMQKKTQELAFATNQDPADSKMLQMVLQGCVGTTVNQGPLEVAQVFLADIPDDPKLFRHHNKLRLCFKDFAKRCEDALRKNKALIGPDQKEYHRELERNYHKLKEALGPLINRKIPQLYRTVPAPTLQTQRNSYSRSSFRKVDC